The proteins below come from a single candidate division WOR-3 bacterium genomic window:
- a CDS encoding methyltransferase domain-containing protein, which produces MCLWSWKRKLKHLEKVASSPEAKPKEILKGLNLKPGDLVADIGSGSGYYAIEFARLVGETGKVYALDTNEKFLDYVKERAVKEGVGNVYPIKVNAFELNLPENVDLFFLRNVYHHLPEPIKYFVNVRRFLKPHGRIAIIERTKPKRRLFSRQTHATPESVIVEHLIRSGFVISNRFDFLQDQCFLIFRKEV; this is translated from the coding sequence ATGTGTTTGTGGTCCTGGAAAAGAAAATTAAAACATTTAGAAAAAGTCGCCTCGTCGCCTGAGGCTAAACCTAAAGAGATCTTAAAGGGTCTAAATTTAAAACCCGGCGATTTAGTAGCAGATATCGGTTCGGGAAGTGGTTATTATGCAATAGAGTTCGCCCGGCTGGTTGGGGAGACTGGTAAAGTCTATGCCTTAGATACTAACGAGAAATTTTTAGACTATGTCAAAGAACGCGCCGTAAAAGAAGGGGTCGGTAATGTGTATCCGATAAAAGTCAATGCCTTTGAGTTAAACTTGCCCGAAAATGTTGACCTTTTCTTTTTACGCAATGTGTATCATCACTTACCCGAACCGATAAAATATTTTGTAAATGTAAGAAGATTCCTCAAACCGCACGGTCGAATTGCCATTATTGAACGCACCAAACCGAAGCGCCGACTGTTCTCAAGGCAAACCCATGCTACCCCTGAGTCGGTAATTGTCGAACATCTAATCCGCAGCGGTTTTGTCATTTCAAACCGGTTTGACTTCCTACAGGACCAGTGCTTTTTAATCTTTAGGAAAGAGGTCTAA
- a CDS encoding OmpA family protein — translation MKYLGWLLFLFVIICAIIWYNTKHLPLAKESERIKKENLIWQEEILHLKEKANVKHLKFYRQFYLNEIFTNDTSVNLSPVGESILRELIPTLQEFPQDNIMLAGYNCGESLEDTLRKNFKLTDQELALKRALKVGELLNSLGIRKHRIVILGVGKLESIAKDSVVNPEGQKGYLEIIIQ, via the coding sequence GTGAAATATTTAGGATGGTTGCTCTTTTTATTTGTAATTATTTGTGCGATTATATGGTATAATACAAAACATCTACCGTTGGCTAAGGAAAGCGAACGAATTAAAAAAGAAAATCTTATTTGGCAAGAAGAGATTTTGCATTTAAAAGAAAAAGCTAACGTAAAGCATTTAAAATTCTACCGACAATTTTATCTTAATGAAATTTTTACCAATGACACTAGTGTTAATTTATCCCCGGTTGGCGAATCTATCTTAAGAGAACTTATACCCACTTTGCAAGAATTCCCGCAAGATAACATAATGCTTGCGGGCTATAATTGTGGCGAAAGCCTAGAAGATACTTTAAGAAAAAATTTTAAATTAACAGATCAAGAGCTGGCATTAAAACGAGCGTTGAAAGTTGGAGAATTATTAAATTCCCTCGGAATAAGAAAACATCGAATTGTAATTTTAGGAGTCGGTAAGTTAGAAAGTATTGCCAAAGACAGCGTTGTAAATCCTGAAGGCCAAAAAGGATATTTAGAAATTATAATCCAATGA
- a CDS encoding peptidylprolyl isomerase, producing the protein MKNILAIILGLGVIFSCSRGPKVTTSVEKKSSPTPETLTQTTPKAEKFAVIYVKHGDEALGKIKILLYTKEAPKTCENFIKLAKEGFYNGLTFHRVIPGFVVQGGDPKGDGTGGPGYTIPAEISPNLKHIRGTVACARLPDQVNPEKASSGSQFYICHQPAPHLDGNYTIFGQVVDGMEVVDKIVQVKTGPNNRPVVPVIMEKVVIEE; encoded by the coding sequence ATGAAAAATATCTTAGCTATTATTTTAGGGTTAGGAGTAATATTTAGTTGCAGTCGAGGTCCCAAAGTCACCACGTCGGTTGAAAAAAAGTCAAGCCCAACACCTGAGACTTTAACCCAGACGACCCCAAAAGCTGAGAAGTTCGCGGTAATATATGTAAAACATGGTGACGAAGCCTTAGGTAAAATAAAGATTCTTTTATATACCAAAGAGGCGCCAAAAACATGTGAAAATTTTATTAAGCTCGCTAAAGAAGGCTTTTATAACGGGTTAACATTTCATCGGGTAATACCAGGTTTTGTCGTGCAAGGTGGCGACCCGAAAGGCGACGGAACCGGTGGCCCGGGTTATACGATTCCAGCCGAAATTAGCCCGAACCTCAAGCACATCAGGGGCACTGTTGCCTGCGCCCGGCTGCCAGATCAGGTTAATCCTGAAAAAGCCTCCAGTGGTAGTCAATTTTATATCTGCCACCAGCCGGCACCACATTTAGACGGGAATTATACAATATTTGGCCAAGTTGTTGATGGGATGGAGGTAGTAGATAAAATTGTCCAGGTTAAGACCGGTCCCAATAACCGTCCAGTGGTTCCAGTGATAATGGAAAAAGTAGTAATTGAGGAATAA
- a CDS encoding DUF72 domain-containing protein has product MPELYVGTSGWFYAWNPNRSLDWYVAHSKLNAVELNASFYRFPFPNQIKSWAKKASSLRWVIKVTRRITHLHKFGPESYELWQSFYELFRPLRPVIDFYLFQLPPSFTPDQIKALEKFIKKLKLEEKFALEPRNAAWFSGKYLAWAQDLKITWVSISAPKLPDTVYNTNGIVYLRFHGRDQWYQYCYSARELKDFAQRALKTEPEKIYAFFNNDQDMLHNAQTFKKVLDELC; this is encoded by the coding sequence ATGCCTGAGCTCTATGTTGGTACCTCTGGTTGGTTTTATGCCTGGAATCCCAATCGCAGCTTAGATTGGTATGTAGCACATTCAAAACTTAATGCCGTAGAACTTAACGCCTCGTTTTATCGGTTTCCGTTTCCAAATCAGATAAAAAGCTGGGCGAAAAAGGCCAGTTCCCTACGCTGGGTCATCAAGGTGACCCGAAGAATTACCCACTTACATAAATTTGGCCCAGAAAGTTATGAACTTTGGCAAAGTTTTTACGAGCTTTTTAGGCCACTGCGGCCGGTAATCGACTTCTATCTTTTTCAGCTACCACCATCGTTTACCCCTGATCAGATAAAGGCTTTAGAGAAGTTTATTAAAAAACTCAAGCTTGAAGAAAAATTTGCCTTAGAACCCAGAAACGCAGCCTGGTTTTCTGGAAAATATTTAGCGTGGGCTCAGGACCTAAAAATTACCTGGGTCTCAATTTCCGCACCTAAGCTTCCGGATACCGTTTATAATACCAATGGTATTGTCTATCTCCGGTTCCATGGCCGTGACCAGTGGTACCAATATTGTTATTCTGCTCGGGAACTAAAAGACTTTGCGCAGCGCGCCTTAAAAACCGAACCGGAAAAAATTTATGCCTTCTTTAATAACGACCAGGATATGCTTCATAATGCCCAGACATTTAAGAAAGTCTTAGACGAGCTCTGCTGA
- the lgt gene encoding prolipoprotein diacylglyceryl transferase → MHPILIRILGVNIYSYGFFLFISFLVGIKLVEARAKRFGVSSDVVNNLALIVLASVIVGARLLYVVFHWDEFQNDLIGVIAFWRGGLGGLMFFGGFVLALLSGILYVKKKKLPLAQMLDAVTPAIILGEGFTRIGCFLNGCCFGKPTNLPWGVIFPKYSPAGEIFCEKIHPTQLYSSLAGFSLFGLVLILERKKLKPGVLFGIILSLYNLFRFLIDFIRYYENQENFWVNQIISLGLFILGIIYTIIRHRTTS, encoded by the coding sequence ATGCATCCAATTCTTATAAGAATTCTGGGAGTTAATATCTATTCTTACGGGTTTTTTCTTTTTATCTCCTTTTTAGTCGGCATCAAGTTGGTTGAAGCTCGAGCTAAAAGATTTGGAGTTTCAAGCGATGTAGTCAACAATTTAGCCTTAATTGTTTTAGCTTCAGTAATTGTTGGCGCTCGACTTTTATATGTCGTTTTCCATTGGGACGAATTTCAAAACGATCTTATTGGGGTTATCGCCTTCTGGCGGGGTGGCCTAGGTGGGCTAATGTTCTTTGGCGGGTTTGTGCTGGCTTTGTTATCAGGGATTCTTTATGTAAAAAAGAAAAAACTACCTTTAGCCCAAATGTTAGACGCTGTAACACCGGCGATTATCTTAGGAGAAGGTTTTACAAGAATCGGATGTTTTCTTAATGGATGTTGCTTTGGAAAGCCAACTAACCTGCCTTGGGGCGTAATTTTTCCTAAATATTCACCGGCCGGGGAAATATTTTGTGAAAAAATTCATCCCACGCAACTTTATTCGTCACTAGCTGGATTTAGCTTGTTTGGATTAGTATTAATATTAGAACGCAAAAAACTAAAGCCCGGAGTTCTGTTTGGCATTATTCTTAGTTTGTATAACCTATTTAGATTTTTAATAGACTTTATCAGATACTATGAGAACCAAGAAAATTTTTGGGTCAATCAAATTATTTCTCTTGGCCTTTTTATTTTAGGAATTATATATACAATTATCCGACATCGCACAACATCATAA
- a CDS encoding DUF5683 domain-containing protein codes for MRIVSVVLLVFSSINLLGTPVETRNYHRSAELSIVLSLMLPGGGQFYCEEYFKGTLFLATEGLLSYYTYKNHKAYILTAHNEYLMRRNNFLWWLATVKAISLADAYISAQMYKFNEQMELGVDFVPPTKTRLFLLVRL; via the coding sequence ATGAGAATAGTCTCCGTGGTCCTTTTAGTTTTTTCAAGTATCAATTTATTGGGGACCCCGGTCGAGACAAGGAATTATCATCGATCCGCAGAATTATCTATAGTACTGTCCCTCATGTTGCCCGGTGGGGGGCAGTTTTATTGTGAAGAATATTTTAAGGGCACCCTGTTTTTGGCAACAGAGGGGCTCTTAAGTTACTATACCTACAAAAATCACAAAGCCTACATTCTTACTGCCCACAATGAATATCTAATGCGACGTAATAATTTCCTGTGGTGGCTGGCAACTGTGAAGGCAATCTCTCTGGCTGACGCCTATATTTCTGCTCAAATGTATAAATTTAATGAACAAATGGAACTCGGTGTCGATTTCGTTCCGCCCACAAAAACCCGCTTATTTCTCTTGGTTCGATTATAA
- a CDS encoding M14 family zinc carboxypeptidase: MRYVAWLIIGVFSWACIGFAMVSNTPERLIKITITAHDEVYRLQDQFGLTVVDAQSEAVYAFANDQMIKRLKDAGYKLEIIYPDYREAYVDLPQVYHSYTQVCSILVALRAQYPAITKLETLGYSAGGRAILAMKVTDNPEQEEPEPEVRLVGAHHGNEKISTEVTLAFLQYLLSNYTFNTQVANLVNNREIWIVPILNPDGHVNNSRYNGAGVDLNRDYGYMWASEGSSPAPFSQPETRAIRAHAELNNITLEYEYHSTASYVNYVWDHHPQDPPDSAYIIMISQEYADSTYGSPTTQLQKINGYDWYYVRGSAQDAMFGIWGGIGTTIETQQPSTQVRVDSICIANRRALMKMILRAGWGISGVVKDSLTDEPLFAIVKFINPKRWPVYTDRVCGDFHKMVGPGSYTLQVEANGYVPKTFEVVVPETGAVFVDVKLVPDSTIPYYVQKLVWVRRDRPDMSFRTITMDALGIPDNQFYSLGPSGVIVLEAVPPIRNFPGPDFTIYEGDLTPEAYSVAVSNDWRGSFFTVGSAQGTQSFDLATVGLDSTRYIRITNTGGGSSSDPYAGFDLDGISYLQRPMGSGILQSELAFKNLNLYLEPNPATNFVKFVLNGSLEASSIKIYNIDGRLVTELLITQELIWDLKDPAGRKLPAGVYFCQLSNKTSNSSIKLIIK, encoded by the coding sequence ATGCGTTATGTGGCGTGGTTGATAATTGGGGTATTTAGTTGGGCGTGTATTGGCTTTGCCATGGTAAGTAATACCCCCGAGCGGTTGATTAAAATTACAATAACCGCGCATGATGAGGTTTATCGGCTCCAGGACCAATTTGGCCTAACTGTGGTTGATGCCCAATCCGAAGCGGTTTATGCCTTCGCAAATGATCAGATGATCAAGAGACTTAAAGATGCCGGTTATAAACTGGAAATCATCTATCCGGATTACCGGGAGGCTTATGTTGATCTGCCGCAGGTGTATCATAGTTATACGCAGGTTTGTAGTATCCTTGTGGCATTACGGGCCCAATACCCGGCGATTACTAAGTTAGAGACCCTAGGCTATTCGGCTGGAGGCCGAGCAATTTTAGCCATGAAGGTTACGGATAATCCGGAGCAAGAGGAACCAGAACCCGAGGTTCGATTAGTTGGCGCCCATCATGGGAACGAGAAAATCTCTACAGAAGTCACATTAGCCTTTCTGCAATACTTGTTAAGTAATTACACCTTCAATACCCAGGTCGCAAATCTAGTTAATAACCGTGAGATCTGGATTGTACCGATTCTTAATCCTGATGGTCATGTGAATAATTCTCGATATAACGGAGCCGGCGTAGATCTTAATCGCGATTATGGCTATATGTGGGCCAGTGAAGGCAGCAGTCCAGCACCATTTTCGCAACCCGAGACCCGAGCCATCCGAGCGCATGCCGAGCTTAATAATATCACATTGGAATACGAATACCACTCCACAGCTTCGTATGTGAATTATGTTTGGGACCATCACCCTCAAGACCCGCCAGACTCAGCTTATATTATTATGATTTCTCAGGAGTACGCAGATTCTACCTATGGTTCGCCGACCACCCAGCTGCAAAAAATTAATGGTTATGACTGGTACTATGTCCGGGGCTCAGCCCAGGATGCGATGTTTGGAATCTGGGGTGGGATTGGCACCACAATCGAGACCCAACAGCCTTCGACCCAGGTCCGGGTCGATAGTATCTGCATCGCTAATCGCCGGGCCCTTATGAAAATGATTCTTCGGGCCGGCTGGGGAATTTCTGGGGTAGTCAAAGACTCTTTAACCGATGAACCACTTTTTGCTATCGTAAAGTTTATCAATCCGAAGCGGTGGCCAGTTTATACGGATCGAGTTTGTGGTGACTTTCATAAAATGGTTGGCCCGGGTAGCTATACCTTACAAGTTGAGGCTAACGGCTATGTGCCGAAGACCTTTGAGGTAGTGGTTCCTGAAACCGGGGCAGTATTTGTTGATGTAAAACTGGTGCCTGATAGTACCATCCCCTATTATGTCCAGAAACTTGTTTGGGTGCGACGCGACCGTCCCGATATGAGTTTTAGGACAATCACCATGGATGCTTTAGGCATCCCAGATAATCAATTTTATTCTTTAGGGCCCTCCGGCGTAATTGTGCTTGAGGCCGTGCCCCCAATCAGAAACTTTCCCGGTCCGGATTTTACTATCTACGAGGGTGACTTAACCCCAGAAGCCTATTCAGTTGCGGTTTCTAACGATTGGCGCGGTAGTTTCTTTACTGTTGGTTCAGCCCAAGGCACCCAAAGTTTTGATTTAGCCACAGTCGGCTTAGATAGTACTCGTTATATAAGAATAACTAATACTGGTGGTGGTTCCTCTTCAGACCCGTACGCCGGTTTTGATTTAGACGGCATAAGCTATCTTCAGCGGCCAATGGGCAGCGGTATTTTACAATCTGAGCTGGCCTTTAAGAATTTGAACCTATATCTAGAGCCTAATCCGGCTACAAATTTTGTGAAATTTGTCCTCAATGGAAGTTTGGAAGCTTCGTCAATAAAAATATATAATATTGACGGAAGGTTAGTCACTGAACTTTTAATTACCCAAGAGCTAATTTGGGATTTAAAAGACCCTGCAGGAAGAAAACTTCCTGCCGGTGTGTATTTTTGTCAGTTATCTAATAAAACGTCCAATTCCAGCATAAAATTAATTATAAAATAA
- a CDS encoding valine--tRNA ligase, whose translation MTDFPTQYNPKAIEKKWYNFWLENKFFTPDLTSKKPRYCITIPPPNITGVLHMGHALNSTIQDIMIRFKKLQGYETLWVPGTDHASIATHNQIEKQLLKEGKTRFDIGREEFLRLAWAWKEKHANIILEQLKTLGAACDWTRTRFTMDPDLSRAVREAFVRYYEKGLIYKGYYIVNWCPRCRTSISDLEVKYKDTKTKLWYIKYPLKNSSEDYIVVATTRPETMLGDTAVAVNPHDPRYSKLIGKVAIVPLVNREVPIIADVRVDIEFGTGAVKVTPAHDPVDFELAKTHNLAFIKILNEEAKITKEAPLKYQGLSREEAREQVLLDLEAQGLLFKSEDYEHRVGRCARCETITEPMVSLQWFLKTKGLAEPAIKKVEDGTIKFYPERWTKVYLDWMYNIRDWCISRQLWWGHRIPAFYCNDCGNMMVTRVDPVECSKCHSKNIRQDEDILDTWFSSALWPFSVLGWPEETQDLKEFYPTNFLSTDPDIIFLWVARMIMSGLEFLSQVPFYDVYIHSTILAETGERMSRSKGIGVDPVVLIDKYGACALRFTLAYLETESQTYRFWERRVELGRNFANKIWNAGRLVKILLEGYEENLKEFSSPPQAYDTFSLIDRWFLNKHKDLVLKITSALEHYQFSVAAQELYEFFWHQFCDWYLEFCKIRSRNGDNSFVNYLYKVFNELLICLHPFMPFLTEELWQRFPNREKSILLASWPKPPEISPIPEEEFIATMCKIISALRTIRSEFRLSPSTQINCLVNTHNQKLLTFLLAPKTVLLIKELSKVNEIRHTNKKPPNSSSVVLENLEIYVPLAGIIDTPKEKSRILKEIAELEKLLTKSHVLLNNPQFLEKAKLEVIEQEKNRQKTFEEKLYRLKEILQSLE comes from the coding sequence ATAACTGATTTTCCGACACAGTATAATCCAAAAGCAATTGAAAAAAAATGGTATAACTTTTGGTTAGAAAATAAATTTTTTACCCCGGACCTGACGAGCAAGAAACCGCGCTATTGTATTACAATCCCGCCGCCTAATATTACTGGCGTATTACATATGGGGCACGCATTAAACTCAACAATACAAGACATAATGATTCGATTTAAAAAGTTACAAGGGTATGAAACCTTATGGGTTCCCGGTACTGATCATGCCAGTATCGCTACTCATAATCAAATTGAAAAACAGCTTTTAAAAGAAGGAAAAACCCGTTTTGATATTGGAAGAGAGGAGTTCTTAAGGCTCGCATGGGCGTGGAAAGAAAAACATGCAAATATTATTCTTGAGCAATTGAAAACTTTGGGCGCGGCATGTGATTGGACCCGAACCCGTTTTACAATGGATCCAGATTTATCTCGAGCAGTGCGCGAAGCTTTTGTAAGGTATTATGAAAAAGGTTTAATTTATAAAGGATATTATATTGTCAATTGGTGCCCACGCTGCCGAACTTCAATATCTGATTTAGAGGTAAAATACAAAGACACAAAAACTAAGCTGTGGTATATAAAATATCCCTTAAAAAATAGCAGCGAAGATTATATCGTAGTAGCGACTACCCGACCGGAAACAATGTTGGGCGATACCGCAGTTGCAGTGAACCCACACGATCCTCGTTATTCAAAACTTATTGGAAAGGTTGCAATCGTCCCGTTGGTTAATCGGGAGGTGCCAATAATCGCTGATGTGCGAGTAGATATCGAATTTGGTACTGGTGCTGTAAAAGTTACCCCGGCACATGACCCTGTAGACTTTGAACTCGCCAAAACTCATAATTTAGCCTTCATAAAAATTCTAAACGAGGAAGCCAAGATTACAAAGGAAGCACCATTAAAATACCAAGGCCTTAGCCGCGAGGAGGCCAGAGAACAAGTCCTGTTAGATCTCGAAGCGCAGGGACTTCTGTTTAAAAGCGAAGACTACGAGCATCGAGTGGGACGATGTGCACGCTGCGAAACAATTACGGAACCGATGGTTTCCCTCCAGTGGTTTCTTAAAACCAAGGGGTTGGCTGAACCGGCAATTAAAAAGGTCGAAGATGGTACAATAAAATTTTATCCTGAGCGCTGGACTAAGGTTTATCTAGATTGGATGTATAATATACGAGACTGGTGCATTTCTCGCCAACTGTGGTGGGGCCATCGTATTCCCGCATTCTACTGTAATGATTGCGGAAATATGATGGTCACAAGGGTTGATCCGGTGGAATGCTCAAAATGTCACAGCAAGAATATTCGTCAAGATGAAGATATTTTAGATACCTGGTTTTCTTCAGCCCTTTGGCCATTTTCCGTGCTCGGTTGGCCTGAAGAAACTCAGGATCTCAAAGAATTTTATCCTACAAACTTTCTTTCAACTGATCCGGATATAATCTTTCTCTGGGTTGCTAGAATGATTATGTCTGGTTTAGAGTTTTTATCGCAGGTGCCGTTTTATGATGTATATATTCACTCAACCATTTTAGCAGAAACCGGGGAACGCATGAGCCGGTCCAAAGGAATCGGGGTTGATCCTGTGGTACTTATTGATAAATACGGTGCTTGCGCTTTACGATTCACTTTAGCTTATCTCGAAACCGAAAGCCAAACTTATCGATTTTGGGAACGGCGAGTTGAGTTAGGACGAAATTTCGCTAATAAAATCTGGAATGCTGGACGATTGGTAAAAATATTGCTTGAGGGTTACGAAGAAAACCTCAAAGAATTTTCTAGCCCACCCCAAGCTTATGATACTTTTTCATTAATTGATAGATGGTTTTTAAATAAACATAAAGATTTAGTATTAAAGATAACTTCGGCCTTGGAGCATTATCAATTTTCTGTAGCTGCCCAAGAACTATATGAATTCTTCTGGCATCAATTCTGTGACTGGTATTTAGAATTTTGCAAAATTCGGAGTCGAAACGGTGATAACTCTTTTGTTAATTATCTTTATAAGGTTTTTAACGAGCTTTTGATCTGCCTGCATCCTTTTATGCCCTTCCTTACCGAAGAACTTTGGCAAAGGTTTCCTAATCGCGAAAAAAGCATTCTGCTAGCTTCTTGGCCGAAACCACCAGAAATATCTCCAATTCCCGAAGAAGAATTTATAGCAACAATGTGCAAAATAATTAGCGCCTTACGAACTATTCGTTCCGAATTTCGCCTTTCGCCTAGTACTCAAATTAATTGCCTGGTGAACACGCATAATCAAAAACTGCTAACTTTTCTTCTAGCACCCAAAACGGTACTTCTAATTAAAGAATTATCTAAAGTAAACGAAATCCGCCACACAAATAAAAAACCCCCTAATTCATCTTCTGTTGTACTAGAAAACCTTGAAATATATGTACCACTTGCTGGTATAATTGACACCCCAAAAGAAAAAAGCCGAATCTTAAAAGAAATTGCAGAATTAGAAAAACTGCTTACCAAATCTCATGTACTTCTAAATAATCCTCAATTTTTAGAAAAGGCGAAGCTCGAAGTGATTGAACAAGAAAAAAATCGACAAAAAACGTTTGAAGAAAAACTGTATCGTCTTAAAGAAATTCTCCAGTCACTTGAATAG
- a CDS encoding VTT domain-containing protein → MKKNCYGPYILILIILIIGVLLIIKHFNYFTAIFSNPTRLKEILTSSFGEDFRIYAPLVLIGLQTLQIVFAPFPGHWIGFVAGFIFGAVRGCIYSLIGILLGATIDFWLARLLGRRFLIMFISLEQMRTFDFYVLKYGTIIIFLLLLLPFSPLGDIIYYLAGLTAVPYLFFLFMVILARLPNALFFNLLGANATKLDMSIVLVFMGILAIIGLIFYIRFRNCWEKWLNRVSYLNRWQKD, encoded by the coding sequence ATGAAAAAAAATTGTTATGGCCCTTATATTTTAATACTAATTATCTTGATTATTGGCGTTCTTTTAATTATTAAACATTTTAATTATTTTACCGCAATTTTTTCTAATCCTACGCGGCTTAAAGAAATTTTAACGAGTTCTTTTGGAGAAGATTTTAGAATCTATGCACCGTTAGTGCTTATTGGACTACAAACTCTTCAAATCGTTTTTGCCCCTTTTCCCGGACACTGGATTGGTTTTGTGGCCGGCTTTATTTTCGGCGCAGTTAGAGGGTGTATATATTCTTTAATAGGAATTCTTTTGGGAGCGACAATCGATTTCTGGCTTGCTCGACTGTTGGGACGTAGATTCTTAATCATGTTTATTTCGCTTGAACAGATGAGAACCTTTGATTTTTATGTATTAAAATACGGAACGATAATAATTTTTTTGCTACTTTTATTGCCATTTTCGCCTTTAGGTGATATAATTTATTATCTTGCTGGTTTAACTGCAGTACCGTATTTATTTTTCTTGTTTATGGTAATACTCGCACGGCTCCCTAATGCTTTGTTTTTTAATCTACTTGGCGCTAACGCGACAAAATTGGACATGTCAATTGTTTTAGTGTTTATGGGGATATTGGCAATTATAGGGTTGATTTTTTACATCCGCTTCCGAAATTGCTGGGAAAAATGGCTAAACCGAGTTTCTTACTTAAACCGATGGCAAAAAGATTGA
- a CDS encoding ComF family protein, producing the protein MQGIKLITRFLSELKNFVLDLLLPPKCLGCGKELTHGYICDRCFYSVTTGALGVCPLCGYPKAFEDKCYHPLKTFPCGDSGLIRIRALGKYNIPFKNLLHRFKYQEYTKVGKLLGLGLANLIGSDPVLSRADFIVPIPLHPARRRERGFNQAEILAKEACFNTGIEFLNCLSRKKNTKSQTILNHKARLENVIGAFSIKEDFLIKIKDRRIILVDDVITTGATLQEAARILTIAQAVEVYAVVVAVAA; encoded by the coding sequence ATGCAGGGTATAAAACTAATTACGAGATTTTTATCGGAATTAAAAAATTTTGTTTTAGATCTGCTTTTACCTCCTAAGTGTTTAGGATGCGGCAAAGAGCTTACACATGGGTATATCTGTGATAGGTGTTTTTACTCAGTCACAACCGGTGCCTTAGGGGTTTGCCCGCTTTGCGGCTATCCCAAAGCGTTCGAAGATAAATGCTATCATCCGTTGAAGACGTTTCCATGTGGTGATAGTGGTCTTATCAGAATTAGGGCCCTTGGTAAATATAATATCCCCTTTAAAAATCTCTTACACCGGTTTAAATATCAAGAATATACAAAAGTTGGTAAATTGTTAGGATTAGGTCTCGCTAATTTAATCGGTTCCGACCCGGTCTTATCCCGGGCTGATTTCATCGTTCCAATACCTCTTCATCCGGCACGTCGCCGGGAACGTGGTTTTAATCAGGCTGAAATTTTAGCTAAAGAGGCTTGCTTTAATACGGGGATAGAATTTCTAAATTGTCTTAGTCGCAAGAAAAATACCAAATCTCAAACTATCCTTAACCATAAAGCCCGATTAGAAAACGTTATTGGTGCTTTTAGTATAAAAGAAGATTTTTTGATAAAAATAAAGGACAGACGAATAATTTTAGTTGACGATGTTATAACTACCGGCGCTACATTACAAGAAGCGGCCCGAATTTTAACCATCGCTCAAGCTGTTGAAGTCTATGCTGTAGTGGTTGCAGTGGCTGCTTAA